The following are encoded together in the Malaya genurostris strain Urasoe2022 chromosome 3, Malgen_1.1, whole genome shotgun sequence genome:
- the LOC131437570 gene encoding chymotrypsin-2-like: protein MLQFLLVACLISSVLGNDSQSSRIVGGRQAARGQFPFQGSLRSARNRHFCGAVVVGDRWLLTAAHCTIGNQPYELQVVVGSVDSSTGGTTYQLRQVIEHPDFNELTLENDIALLQTIHPIVMSSYIQPIALSNNVVPAGIIATTCGWGQTEFGSGLSKMLQYMEMRTLTNQECRLRHDIQNRQRIHSTSLCTSPRAGKGTCMGDSGSPLVANSLLIGLVSWGVPCAVGKPDVFTSVAPHRAWIKYTAGV from the exons ATGTTGCAGTTCCTACTAGTTGCGTGTCTTATCAGTTCGGTGCTGGGAAATG ATTCTCAGTCGAGCCGTATCGTGGGAGGACGACAAGCCGCTCGTGGGCAATTCCCGTTTCAGGGTTCATTACGAAGCGCGAGAAATAGACACTTTTGTGGTGCAGTAGTCGTTGGTGATCGTTGGCTTCTGACAGCAGCTCATTGCACCATAGGAAACCAGCCGTACGAGTTGCAGGTGGTTGTTGGTTCCGTCGATAGTTCAACTGGTGGCACGACTTACCAACTACGACAGGTTATTGAACATCCGGACTTCAACGAACTTACGCTAGAAAACGATATTGCACTTTTGCAAACTATTCATCCTATTGTAATGAGCAGCTATATTCAGCCAATAGCTTTGAGTAACAATGTAGTACCTGCAGGGATAATTGCAACCACCTGTGGATGGGGTCAAACCGAGTTTGGATCAGGTTTATCAAAAATGCTGCAGTACATGGAAATGAGAACGTTGACAAATCAGGAATGCAGATTGAGACATGACATACAAAATCGTCAGAGGATTCACTCCACCAGTTTGTGTACATCCCCGCGCGCTGGAAAAGGAACCTGTATGGGAGATTCTGGAAGTCCACTGGTCGCCAATAGCCTTCTCATCGGATTAGTATCGTGGGGAGTTCCATGTGCCGTCGGGAAACCTGATGTTTTCACCAGTGTGGCGCCTCATCGGGCATGGATCAAATATACAGCGGGAGTTTAG
- the LOC131436003 gene encoding chymotrypsin-1-like isoform X3, protein MVSMRSSLNVHLCGGTLLNQNFVLTTAVCMEGRLATNTMAVVGSRFLNTQAAAYYGTQTITHPQYNQNTLEFNVALFRTFFNVIFTDIVQPIQLNANFTSAGTRGRMYGWGATESGDGNSNALQTINLNVIDNDVCRDSLGSDGMRVTASTMCTLTREGQGLCTNDAGGALVVDFSVIGVASWKIPCATGRPDVFVRASAIRDWVVSII, encoded by the exons ATGGTTTCGATGCGCAGCTCGCTCAATGTTCATTTATGCGGTGGAACATTGCTGAACCAGAACTTCGTTCTGACGACAGCCGTATGCATGGAAGGTCGACTGGCCACCAATACAATGGCCGTAGTGGGTTCTCGATTTCTGAATACCCAAGCTGCTGCTTATTACGGTACACAAACAATTACTCATCCGCAGTATAATCAAAACACCCTGGAATTCAACGTAGCACTGTTCCGAACGTTCTTTAACGTAATATTTACTGACATTGTACAACCGATTCAATTGAACGCAAACTTCACCAGTGCGGGAACTCGTGGTCGAATGTACGGTTGGGGTGCTACCGAATCCGGCGATGGTAATTCCAATGCACTGCAAACCATCAACCTCAACGTAATCGACAACGATGTTTGCAGAGACTCATTGGGATCCGATGGAATGCGAGTTACAGCATCTACAATGTGCACGTTAACCCGCGAAGGTCAGGGACTATGCACC AACGATGCCGGTGGCGCCCTGGTAGTAGACTTCTCCGTCATTGGCGTCGCCTCCTGGAAGATTCCATGCGCCACTGGTCGACCAGATGTTTTCGTACGTGCTTCAGCCATACGTGATTGGGTTGTAAGCATTATCTAA
- the LOC131436003 gene encoding chymotrypsin-1-like isoform X1, whose amino-acid sequence MYLVGFSLICLIGVTLAIPTADKRIVGGFPAEYGEAPWMVSMRSSLNVHLCGGTLLNQNFVLTTAVCMEGRLATNTMAVVGSRFLNTQAAAYYGTQTITHPQYNQNTLEFNVALFRTFFNVIFTDIVQPIQLNANFTSAGTRGRMYGWGATESGDGNSNALQTINLNVIDNDVCRDSLGSDGMRVTASTMCTLTREGQGLCTNDAGGALVVDFSVIGVASWKIPCATGRPDVFVRASAIRDWVVSII is encoded by the exons ATGTATCTTGTCGGATTTTCCCTCATTTGCCTGATAGGCGTCACATTGGCGATTC CAACCGCCGATAAGCGTATCGTAGGGGGTTTTCCGGCGGAATACGGAGAGGCCCCGTGGATGGTTTCGATGCGCAGCTCGCTCAATGTTCATTTATGCGGTGGAACATTGCTGAACCAGAACTTCGTTCTGACGACAGCCGTATGCATGGAAGGTCGACTGGCCACCAATACAATGGCCGTAGTGGGTTCTCGATTTCTGAATACCCAAGCTGCTGCTTATTACGGTACACAAACAATTACTCATCCGCAGTATAATCAAAACACCCTGGAATTCAACGTAGCACTGTTCCGAACGTTCTTTAACGTAATATTTACTGACATTGTACAACCGATTCAATTGAACGCAAACTTCACCAGTGCGGGAACTCGTGGTCGAATGTACGGTTGGGGTGCTACCGAATCCGGCGATGGTAATTCCAATGCACTGCAAACCATCAACCTCAACGTAATCGACAACGATGTTTGCAGAGACTCATTGGGATCCGATGGAATGCGAGTTACAGCATCTACAATGTGCACGTTAACCCGCGAAGGTCAGGGACTATGCACC AACGATGCCGGTGGCGCCCTGGTAGTAGACTTCTCCGTCATTGGCGTCGCCTCCTGGAAGATTCCATGCGCCACTGGTCGACCAGATGTTTTCGTACGTGCTTCAGCCATACGTGATTGGGTTGTAAGCATTATCTAA
- the LOC131436003 gene encoding chymotrypsin-1-like isoform X4: MVSMRSSLNVHLCGGTLLNRNFVLTTAVCMEGRLATNTMAVVGSRFLNTVAAAYYGTRTITHPQYNQNTLEFNVALFRTFYNVIFTDIVQPIQLNANFINAGTRGRMYGWGATQPGDGNSNALQTINLNVIDNDVCRDSLGSDGMRVTASTMCTLTREGQGLCTNDAGGALVVDFSVIGVASWKIPCATGRPDVFVRTSVIRDWVVSII, translated from the exons ATGGTTTCGATGCGCAGCTCGCTCAATGTTCATTTATGCGGTGGAACATTGCTGAACCGGAACTTCGTTCTGACGACAGCCGTATGCATGGAAGGTCGACTGGCCACCAATACAATGGCCGTAGTGGGCTCCCGATTTCTTAATACTGTAGCTGCTGCTTATTACGGTACACGAACGATTACTCATCCGCAATATAATCAAAATACCCTGGAATTCAACGTAGCACTGTTCCGAACGTTCTATAACGTAATATTTACTGACATTGTACAACCGATTCAATTGAACGCAAACTTCATCAACGCTGGAACTCGTGGTCGAATGTATGGTTGGGGAGCCACGCAACCTGGCGATGGTAATTCCAATGCACTGCAAACCATCAACCTCAACGTAATCGACAACGATGTTTGCAGAGACTCATTGGGATCCGATGGAATGCGAGTTACCGCATCTACAATGTGCACGTTAACCCGCGAAGGTCAGGGACTATGCACC AACGATGCCGGTGGTGCCCTGGTTGTAGACTTCTCCGTCATTGGCGTCGCCTCCTGGAAGATTCCATGCGCCACTGGTCGACCAGATGTTTTCGTACGTACTTCAGTCATACGTGATTGGGTTGTAAGCATTATCTAA
- the LOC131436003 gene encoding chymotrypsin-2-like isoform X2 gives MYRCGFLLIYLTGVTLAIPTADKRIVGGFPAEYGEAPWMVSMRSSLNVHLCGGTLLNRNFVLTTAVCMEGRLATNTMAVVGSRFLNTVAAAYYGTRTITHPQYNQNTLEFNVALFRTFYNVIFTDIVQPIQLNANFINAGTRGRMYGWGATQPGDGNSNALQTINLNVIDNDVCRDSLGSDGMRVTASTMCTLTREGQGLCTNDAGGALVVDFSVIGVASWKIPCATGRPDVFVRTSVIRDWVVSII, from the exons ATGTACCGTTGCGGATTTCTCCTCATCTACCTGACAGGCGTCACATTGGCGATTC CAACCGCCGATAAGCGCATCGTAGGAGGTTTTCCAGCGGAATACGGAGAGGCCCCGTGGATGGTTTCGATGCGCAGCTCGCTCAATGTTCATTTATGCGGTGGAACATTGCTGAACCGGAACTTCGTTCTGACGACAGCCGTATGCATGGAAGGTCGACTGGCCACCAATACAATGGCCGTAGTGGGCTCCCGATTTCTTAATACTGTAGCTGCTGCTTATTACGGTACACGAACGATTACTCATCCGCAATATAATCAAAATACCCTGGAATTCAACGTAGCACTGTTCCGAACGTTCTATAACGTAATATTTACTGACATTGTACAACCGATTCAATTGAACGCAAACTTCATCAACGCTGGAACTCGTGGTCGAATGTATGGTTGGGGAGCCACGCAACCTGGCGATGGTAATTCCAATGCACTGCAAACCATCAACCTCAACGTAATCGACAACGATGTTTGCAGAGACTCATTGGGATCCGATGGAATGCGAGTTACCGCATCTACAATGTGCACGTTAACCCGCGAAGGTCAGGGACTATGCACC AACGATGCCGGTGGTGCCCTGGTTGTAGACTTCTCCGTCATTGGCGTCGCCTCCTGGAAGATTCCATGCGCCACTGGTCGACCAGATGTTTTCGTACGTACTTCAGTCATACGTGATTGGGTTGTAAGCATTATCTAA